In Leucobacter insecticola, one DNA window encodes the following:
- a CDS encoding ABC transporter permease — protein MRTALARLCRLLLPRLGSAVLVVWITATVVFVALRASGDPLEAILGGPGSQAGPEATQRATEAYGLDQPLIMQYLAQLWRIATLQFGDSYARKQPVADLLAENLAPTILIATLALLLAWALAVAGLLLAATARGRLGGLVRAGLAGIETVASVVPQFFLGAVLILVFANGLGWFPVTSTGSSPAGLVLPVVTLAVPIAGYLAHVLHGSLAEADAAPFATTARSRGASETRVFFRHTLRHAALPGVALSGWAYGSLLSGAVVVEALFARPGLGRLLLEAASVRDVPVVVGVVTVIALLYVAVMVLAALLEHVVDPRLAVARAAPGVVGA, from the coding sequence GTGAGAACGGCCCTGGCGCGACTGTGCCGGCTCCTGCTGCCGCGGCTCGGCTCGGCGGTGTTGGTGGTGTGGATCACCGCCACCGTCGTATTCGTCGCGCTGCGGGCCTCCGGCGACCCGCTCGAGGCGATCCTCGGCGGGCCGGGGTCACAAGCGGGCCCAGAGGCCACCCAGCGGGCCACCGAGGCATACGGTCTCGACCAACCGCTGATCATGCAGTATCTGGCCCAGCTGTGGCGGATCGCCACCCTGCAGTTCGGGGACTCATACGCGCGCAAGCAGCCGGTCGCGGATCTGCTCGCGGAAAACCTCGCGCCGACCATCCTGATCGCGACGCTTGCGCTCCTGCTCGCCTGGGCGCTCGCCGTGGCGGGTCTACTCCTCGCTGCGACGGCCCGCGGACGCCTCGGGGGCCTCGTGCGGGCTGGGCTCGCCGGAATTGAAACGGTGGCGAGCGTGGTGCCGCAGTTTTTCTTGGGGGCGGTGCTGATCCTGGTGTTCGCGAACGGGCTGGGGTGGTTTCCGGTGACAAGCACGGGATCCAGCCCCGCCGGGCTCGTCCTCCCCGTCGTGACGCTGGCGGTTCCGATCGCCGGGTATCTCGCGCATGTGCTCCACGGATCTCTCGCCGAGGCCGATGCAGCCCCGTTCGCGACGACGGCCAGGTCGCGCGGGGCTTCCGAAACTCGGGTGTTCTTTCGCCACACACTGCGCCACGCGGCGCTCCCCGGGGTGGCACTGTCTGGCTGGGCGTACGGCTCGCTCCTGAGCGGTGCCGTGGTGGTCGAAGCGCTGTTTGCGCGGCCGGGCCTCGGGCGGCTCCTCCTCGAAGCGGCGAGCGTGCGCGATGTGCCGGTGGTGGTCGGCGTGGTCACGGTGATCGCGCTGCTCTACGTTGCGGTGATGGTGCTCGCTGCGCTGCTGGAACACGTCGTCGATCCGCGGCTCGCGGTTGCCCGCGCCGCACCGGGGGTGGTCGGCGCATGA
- a CDS encoding ATP-binding cassette domain-containing protein, whose amino-acid sequence MSILEIQDLSVHFGGEAILDGITLSVKPGECLAIVGESGAGKSVLTRTLLGLTQAESQWRVSAGRFDATGRDMRAASQRDWRRLRGAEVGLILQDALQSLDPLRTIEAEVGEALAVRDRGALWRNSASRRALVLDALQRAGLPNAADHLRQRSGELSGGMRQRALIASAIAANPQLVIADEPTTALDPATAARVLDLFAEIRASGTALLLISHDLRSVARIANRIAVLDRGRIVELGEATQILNRPQHTVTQQLLAASPSGPKPGPTRAPGEPLITVTAGTRSFARGKGGKGGKGETRALDSVSFELRRGEAVGVLGESGAGKTTLARVLVGAERLDSGTVSRAGAKVRLIPQDPLASFDPRWRVERIIAASNRLPDTTVAELLAMVGLEPELARRRPASLSGGQRQRVAIARALAADPDVLVCDEPVSALDMRTQAGILELLRRLQRERGLTIVFVSHDVAALRTVSDRVLVMRSGRIIEQGPTEAVFAGTA is encoded by the coding sequence ATGAGCATTTTGGAGATTCAGGATCTCAGCGTGCACTTCGGCGGCGAAGCGATCCTCGACGGCATCACCCTGAGCGTCAAACCGGGCGAATGTCTGGCGATCGTGGGTGAATCGGGGGCGGGAAAGTCGGTGCTCACTCGCACGCTGCTCGGGCTCACACAGGCCGAGTCGCAGTGGCGGGTCTCCGCGGGCCGCTTCGACGCGACGGGCCGCGACATGCGGGCGGCCTCTCAGCGTGACTGGCGCAGGCTGCGCGGCGCCGAGGTGGGGCTGATCCTGCAGGATGCGCTGCAGTCGCTCGATCCGCTGCGCACCATCGAGGCTGAGGTGGGCGAAGCGCTGGCGGTGCGGGATCGAGGAGCGTTGTGGCGCAATAGCGCCTCCCGGCGGGCGTTGGTACTCGACGCCCTGCAGCGTGCGGGCCTACCGAATGCCGCCGATCACCTGCGGCAGCGATCCGGCGAGCTGTCCGGGGGCATGCGGCAGCGGGCCCTCATCGCCTCGGCGATCGCGGCGAATCCACAGCTCGTCATCGCAGACGAACCCACTACCGCACTCGACCCCGCAACCGCCGCCCGCGTGCTCGACCTCTTCGCCGAGATCCGCGCCTCCGGCACCGCTCTGCTGCTCATCAGCCACGACCTCCGCAGTGTCGCGCGCATCGCCAACCGTATTGCGGTGCTGGATCGGGGCCGGATCGTGGAGCTCGGCGAAGCGACCCAGATCCTGAATCGTCCGCAGCACACCGTCACGCAGCAGCTTCTCGCGGCGTCGCCGTCTGGTCCGAAGCCTGGCCCGACGAGGGCGCCGGGCGAACCGCTCATCACCGTGACGGCCGGGACCCGCAGCTTCGCCCGCGGAAAGGGCGGAAAGGGCGGAAAGGGCGAAACGCGCGCGCTCGACAGCGTCAGCTTTGAGCTTCGTCGGGGCGAGGCAGTGGGGGTCCTGGGCGAATCGGGCGCGGGCAAGACGACCCTCGCACGGGTGCTCGTCGGAGCCGAACGCCTCGACTCAGGGACGGTCTCCCGCGCCGGGGCAAAGGTGCGGCTGATCCCGCAAGATCCGCTCGCAAGCTTTGACCCGAGGTGGCGGGTTGAGCGGATCATTGCCGCGTCCAACCGCCTACCCGACACGACCGTGGCGGAGCTGTTAGCGATGGTCGGCCTCGAACCCGAACTGGCGCGTCGCCGTCCCGCGTCGCTGTCTGGCGGACAACGGCAGCGGGTAGCGATTGCTCGTGCCCTCGCTGCGGATCCCGATGTGCTGGTGTGCGACGAACCGGTGTCGGCGCTCGATATGCGCACCCAGGCGGGGATCCTCGAGCTGCTGCGACGCCTGCAGCGGGAGCGCGGCCTGACGATCGTGTTCGTCTCCCACGATGTTGCGGCGCTGCGCACCGTCTCCGATCGTGTGCTGGTGATGCGCAGCGGCCGGATCATCGAACAGGGCCCCACGGAGGCGGTGTTTGCTGGCACCGCCTGA
- a CDS encoding bifunctional alpha,alpha-trehalose-phosphate synthase (UDP-forming)/trehalose-phosphatase, with the protein MFELSEVAKGRELVMVSNRLPVDRIVREDGKTDWAPSPGGLVTAVEPIVRELGCLWVGWAGSADEEVEPFEIGSMRLAPIPLSSEELESYYEGFSNGTLWPLYHDVISPPVYHRTWWDSYQRVNLRFAERVAREAAEGAVVWVHDYQLQLVPAILRDLRPDLTIGFFLHIPFPPRSLFAQLPWRRQIVRGLLGADVIGFQRVQDAVNFRYVSERYAGAPARGNTIVLPETPDQAARSVLAQEFPISIDAGGFEELASRPEIRRRAEEIREELGQERTILLGVDRLDYTKGIRHRLKAFEELLEDGEISAHDTVLVQVASPSREQVEAYQQLREEVEVTAGHINGAHGSIGHSPLVYLHQSYSRDEMAALYLAADVMVVTPLRDGMNLVAKEYVACRADEGGALILSEFTGAADELRAALLINPHDIEALKAAMLRAIHLPREEQRRRMRSLRKAVYDNDVAHWATQYLGAVAAAADTREKQVVSEQASDDGEAPPPAEVFISSPLRARLRRLATAPTLIVASDFDGTLAPIVGRPQDARILPRARHALEVLQESPDVQVILLTGRSIDGLRVTGLESDDWILSASHGAELTGMEAAGAAAVGPDSGSLTPDEEERLSKLSRRFDRVFRDELGVRLERKPYGIVVHTREVVEPDRAAELLAAAVELGAVPGITMREGKQVREFSVRNTNKGSALQLIREALPAAPVLFLGDDVTDEDVFAVLGPDDLGIKVGEGSSLARERVADPEAAAAVLAVLAELRTGIVIGSEVAKVH; encoded by the coding sequence ATGTTTGAATTGAGTGAGGTCGCCAAGGGGCGCGAACTCGTGATGGTTTCGAATCGGCTGCCCGTGGACCGGATCGTCAGAGAAGACGGCAAGACTGACTGGGCGCCGTCGCCAGGTGGATTGGTGACCGCGGTCGAGCCCATCGTGCGCGAACTCGGCTGTTTGTGGGTGGGTTGGGCCGGCAGCGCAGACGAAGAGGTAGAGCCCTTCGAGATCGGATCCATGCGCCTCGCCCCGATCCCGCTCTCAAGCGAAGAGCTCGAGAGCTATTACGAGGGCTTCTCAAACGGCACGCTATGGCCGCTGTACCACGATGTGATCTCCCCGCCGGTCTATCACCGGACCTGGTGGGACTCGTACCAGCGCGTCAACCTGCGATTCGCTGAGCGGGTGGCGCGCGAGGCTGCTGAGGGTGCTGTGGTTTGGGTGCACGACTACCAGCTCCAATTGGTGCCCGCCATTCTGCGGGATCTTCGCCCCGACCTCACCATCGGTTTCTTTCTGCACATCCCCTTCCCGCCACGGAGTCTCTTCGCGCAGCTTCCCTGGCGGCGCCAGATTGTGCGAGGGCTGTTGGGCGCCGACGTTATCGGCTTTCAGCGTGTGCAAGATGCTGTCAACTTCCGTTACGTCAGCGAGCGCTACGCGGGTGCCCCCGCGCGGGGCAACACGATCGTGCTGCCCGAGACCCCGGATCAGGCCGCGCGCTCGGTGCTCGCGCAGGAGTTCCCGATCTCGATCGACGCAGGCGGATTTGAGGAACTTGCGTCGCGGCCCGAGATACGCCGGCGTGCTGAGGAGATCCGCGAAGAACTGGGCCAGGAACGCACCATCTTGCTTGGCGTGGATCGGCTGGACTACACGAAGGGGATCAGGCACCGGCTGAAGGCCTTCGAAGAGCTGCTTGAGGACGGCGAGATCAGCGCCCACGACACCGTGCTCGTGCAGGTTGCGAGCCCAAGCCGCGAACAGGTTGAGGCGTATCAGCAACTGCGCGAAGAAGTTGAGGTCACGGCAGGGCACATTAACGGTGCCCACGGGTCCATCGGTCACTCACCGCTCGTCTACCTGCACCAAAGCTACTCGCGCGACGAGATGGCGGCACTGTATCTCGCGGCCGACGTGATGGTGGTGACGCCACTGCGAGACGGCATGAACCTGGTCGCGAAGGAGTATGTGGCCTGCAGGGCCGATGAGGGCGGGGCCCTGATCCTGAGCGAATTCACCGGGGCCGCCGACGAGCTGCGAGCGGCGCTCCTGATTAACCCGCACGATATCGAGGCGCTCAAAGCCGCAATGCTCCGAGCGATTCACCTGCCCCGCGAAGAGCAGCGGCGTCGGATGCGGTCACTGCGCAAAGCCGTCTACGACAACGATGTCGCGCACTGGGCGACACAGTATCTGGGGGCGGTGGCTGCCGCGGCTGACACCCGAGAAAAGCAGGTGGTGAGTGAGCAGGCCAGTGATGATGGCGAGGCGCCCCCGCCCGCTGAAGTGTTTATATCGAGTCCGTTGCGGGCGAGGCTCAGACGGCTTGCGACCGCCCCGACGCTGATCGTCGCGAGCGATTTTGACGGTACCCTCGCGCCGATCGTGGGGCGTCCACAGGATGCCCGGATCCTGCCCCGTGCCCGGCACGCCCTTGAAGTGCTGCAGGAGTCACCCGATGTGCAGGTGATTCTGCTGACCGGCCGCTCGATTGATGGGCTGCGGGTGACCGGGCTTGAATCCGACGATTGGATCCTGTCGGCTTCCCACGGAGCGGAGCTTACCGGGATGGAGGCTGCGGGCGCTGCCGCGGTGGGCCCCGATTCGGGATCGCTGACGCCCGACGAGGAAGAACGGCTCAGCAAGCTCTCGCGCCGCTTCGACCGGGTGTTCCGTGATGAGCTGGGCGTGCGGCTTGAACGGAAGCCATACGGGATCGTGGTCCACACGCGCGAAGTCGTCGAGCCGGATCGGGCCGCCGAGCTCCTGGCCGCCGCGGTTGAGCTCGGAGCTGTGCCCGGGATCACGATGCGCGAGGGCAAGCAGGTGCGCGAATTTTCGGTTCGTAACACCAACAAGGGAAGCGCGCTGCAACTGATCCGTGAGGCGCTGCCGGCGGCTCCCGTGCTGTTCCTCGGCGACGACGTGACCGACGAAGACGTGTTTGCGGTGCTGGGGCCTGACGATCTCGGTATCAAAGTGGGGGAGGGATCCTCGCTCGCGCGAGAGCGGGTTGCGGATCCTGAGGCCGCCGCAGCCGTACTCGCGGTGCTCGCCGAACTCCGCACCGGCATCGTGATCGGCTCGGAGGTCGCGAAGGTTCACTGA
- a CDS encoding YibE/F family protein: MATVIGLVTLWPNSAEVSAVASQSASAAQGQTLERGEVLGITEGCEGAEADLGGHCLTFSVGMRSGPDSGSMIQVPVRGALASAGIQVGDNIELSATAIPPAQDPAQQEGSSERNYKVSATSYGVSGVFRGLPLLVLAVVFMVVVVWVGRIRGLLALVALGVSAFLLLAFILPALVSGSPGVPVALVGSSAIMFVILFFVHGFTMRTTAALVGTLCGILIMAGISLIAVHTTRLSGLGDESAGFLSAVATQIDFRGLLTCAIIIAGLGILNDVTITQASAVWELRAAAPAMPRSEVYARAMRIGRDHIASTVYTVFFSYVGASLSVLLLLYLYDRPVLSLLTREDIAVEIVRTFCGSIGLVLAVPITTWVAAMFTPPGRDEAHVPWKAGAPSF; encoded by the coding sequence GTGGCCACTGTGATTGGTCTCGTGACGCTCTGGCCCAACTCTGCCGAGGTGTCTGCGGTAGCGTCTCAGAGCGCCTCCGCGGCGCAAGGGCAGACGCTCGAGCGGGGAGAAGTGCTCGGGATCACCGAAGGCTGCGAAGGTGCTGAAGCTGATCTCGGAGGTCACTGCCTCACCTTCAGTGTGGGAATGCGTTCGGGCCCCGACTCCGGAAGCATGATCCAGGTCCCTGTGCGAGGTGCCCTCGCTTCCGCAGGGATTCAGGTGGGGGACAATATCGAGCTGTCTGCTACTGCGATCCCACCGGCTCAGGATCCTGCGCAACAAGAGGGATCATCTGAACGTAATTACAAGGTGTCCGCAACGTCCTACGGTGTCTCGGGAGTGTTCCGAGGGCTTCCGCTTTTGGTGCTCGCCGTTGTGTTCATGGTGGTTGTCGTCTGGGTCGGTAGGATCCGAGGGCTGCTCGCCCTCGTTGCGCTGGGGGTGAGCGCGTTCCTGCTGCTCGCGTTCATCCTGCCCGCACTTGTGAGCGGCAGCCCCGGTGTGCCCGTTGCGCTTGTCGGGTCAAGCGCGATCATGTTTGTGATCCTCTTCTTCGTGCACGGTTTCACCATGCGCACCACCGCAGCCCTCGTCGGTACGCTCTGCGGGATCCTCATCATGGCGGGAATCTCCCTGATAGCCGTGCATACGACCAGGCTCAGCGGCTTAGGTGATGAATCGGCGGGCTTCCTTTCGGCTGTGGCAACCCAGATCGACTTCCGAGGGCTACTCACCTGCGCGATCATTATCGCGGGACTCGGGATCCTGAACGACGTGACGATCACCCAAGCCTCGGCGGTATGGGAACTGCGCGCAGCCGCTCCGGCCATGCCACGCAGTGAGGTCTACGCTAGGGCGATGCGGATCGGGCGCGACCATATCGCCTCGACCGTATACACGGTGTTTTTCTCCTACGTCGGTGCTTCCCTCAGTGTGTTACTGCTGCTCTATCTCTACGACCGCCCGGTACTGTCGCTCTTGACGCGTGAGGATATTGCGGTCGAGATTGTGCGCACCTTCTGCGGCAGTATCGGCCTGGTGCTGGCCGTGCCGATCACGACCTGGGTTGCTGCGATGTTTACGCCGCCGGGTCGTGACGAAGCGCACGTTCCATGGAAAGCTGGCGCCCCGAGTTTTTGA
- a CDS encoding DUF805 domain-containing protein codes for MLARLLPYLLMFAGALVSDSLDPRSPVADSVNSVLGLALVFILLLFLASEFGTVLPILAVTWRRLHDANLPGPWALLSFIPLLGQVVLLVLVLMPSTPAGRRFDYQAWGPAPGIPPQGYPTQAFQQPPQ; via the coding sequence ATGCTCGCACGCCTGCTGCCTTACCTTCTCATGTTTGCAGGCGCGCTGGTGAGCGACTCTCTCGACCCTCGCTCGCCCGTCGCCGATTCCGTCAACAGCGTCCTGGGCCTTGCCTTGGTATTCATCTTGTTGCTTTTTTTGGCCAGTGAATTTGGAACGGTCCTCCCGATTCTCGCAGTCACCTGGCGCAGGCTCCACGATGCCAACCTGCCCGGCCCGTGGGCCCTGCTTTCGTTCATCCCGCTTTTGGGACAGGTGGTGCTACTTGTTCTCGTGCTGATGCCCTCGACCCCCGCGGGTCGCCGCTTCGACTACCAGGCCTGGGGTCCCGCGCCAGGGATCCCCCCGCAAGGGTACCCAACGCAGGCGTTCCAGCAGCCACCGCAATGA
- a CDS encoding IS5 family transposase (programmed frameshift) produces MVVRQEISDEVWAVFEPLMPVPAGRSRPWSDHRLAVEGMVWKYRTGAPWRDVPERFGKWNTIYKRFTRWAEDGTWELLLAEVQKQADQLGAIDWVVSIDSTIARVHQHGATLPRIKKGSVSNYKNPLVEPENHAIGRSRGGLTTKVHLVADGKGRPLGMVVTAGNVNDTTMFAATLDDIRVPRERGRARSRPDRVLADKGYPSRANRAWLRARGIAATIPERSDQIAKRRKRAGRPIEFGEEQQQRYRGRNVVERCFNRLKQWRGIAMRSDKLARNYRAGVALASILIWIKTDLINTP; encoded by the exons ATGGTGGTGCGTCAAGAGATCTCTGATGAAGTGTGGGCTGTGTTCGAGCCATTGATGCCGGTTCCTGCGGGACGTTCTCGTCCGTGGTCGGATCACCGGCTCGCGGTTGAGGGAATGGTGTGGAAGTACCGAACCGGGGCTCCTTGGCGGGACGTGCCGGAGCGGTTCGGGAAGTGGAACACGATATACAAACGCTTTACCAGGTGGGCAGAGGACGGCACCTGGGAGTTGCTACTCGCTGAGGTGCAGAAGCAGGCTGACCAGCTTGGGGCAATTGACTGGGTGGTATCGATTGATTCGACAATCGCGCGCGTGCATCAGCATGGTGCGACGCTGCCTCGCATCAAAAAGGGATCTGT GTCGAATTACAAGAATCCGCTCGTGGAGCCTGAGAATCATGCGATTGGTCGCTCGCGTGGCGGCCTGACAACGAAGGTGCATCTCGTTGCTGATGGGAAGGGTCGCCCGTTGGGGATGGTGGTGACTGCGGGGAACGTGAATGACACCACGATGTTTGCTGCGACGCTGGACGACATTCGGGTGCCGCGAGAACGGGGTCGTGCGCGTTCTCGTCCTGATCGAGTGCTCGCCGACAAGGGGTATCCTTCGCGGGCGAACCGTGCCTGGCTGCGGGCGCGCGGGATCGCGGCGACGATTCCCGAGCGCAGTGATCAGATCGCGAAGCGACGTAAACGGGCGGGCCGTCCGATCGAGTTCGGGGAAGAGCAGCAGCAGAGGTATCGGGGGCGGAATGTGGTTGAGCGGTGTTTCAATCGGTTGAAGCAGTGGCGCGGGATCGCGATGCGGTCTGACAAGCTTGCACGAAACTATCGGGCCGGTGTCGCGCTGGCGTCGATTTTGATCTGGATCAAAACAGACTTAATCAACACACCCTAG
- a CDS encoding choice-of-anchor A family protein, with protein sequence MNVFAGGNIDVAGSAAEMEGKVVTLGNFTQNKGPEFSYRGYNVGLVGKGSQVRPPDGTDFLTIGGKFSIAEGNTIWTNPGRIRYAEAGDIQGNVDSPSVQDPAAASEYRGVVPGLTARSSCLATKPVTGRVDYVGQMVHLVGDGTSMTQIFEVPGSIPDSGLNPLAGVDFEGIPDDATIIVNMLGTEPQIITNGGTIDDWSDWNQHRSHLLWNFPNAQSIALRGFQQFQGSVLIGNPASTAQVSVPGVAGRFFTAGSILHVSEPGFGGTGGELHSYPFLGEIPTCASDTPPDDPNTNITINKTWVVDGESYVDGEQPYGLSATPKLNGESVAWGSKQTGKTAGDSVTIGETTAGVPSVCTIDSSQVTSLNGAAVAQNLPYTLTLDEGDNTVNVTNTVSCKPRIKMVKRVVGGTRVPSDWNLVATPQKEALPLAGAVADPQEIEEEPPAPEAQPAPETQSVPGSANGSYIYVKPGKKYDLSETGPDDYYLNSLQCNVGEDGAYVDVAEVEIKPLSDITCVFENTVTETPIPPLRIADSQLTLVKVVDNGQTKKTFGPKDWTLHAVGDSDELSGVSGSDDVTQVFVDAGTYKLSETGPAGYKASDWKCEGATSFTATSVTVKKGDNAVCTVTNTAIPDGVTPKDPKKKGPSTKLPNPPTPGPQNPGPQNPGPNGNQLANTGSEPLTSPAILGVGLLAAGAVVAGSVGAARLRVNRRR encoded by the coding sequence GTGAACGTCTTCGCTGGCGGCAACATCGACGTGGCCGGTTCGGCCGCTGAAATGGAGGGGAAGGTTGTCACGCTCGGCAACTTTACGCAGAATAAGGGACCCGAGTTTAGCTACCGGGGGTACAACGTCGGTCTTGTGGGCAAGGGGTCGCAGGTGCGGCCGCCGGACGGAACTGATTTCTTGACGATCGGCGGGAAGTTTTCGATCGCGGAAGGAAACACGATCTGGACGAACCCGGGCAGGATCCGCTATGCGGAGGCCGGTGACATTCAAGGGAATGTTGATTCGCCGTCGGTGCAGGATCCTGCCGCCGCTTCGGAGTACCGCGGGGTGGTACCGGGACTAACGGCTCGGAGCTCCTGTCTCGCAACGAAACCGGTCACGGGCAGGGTCGATTATGTGGGCCAGATGGTACACCTTGTTGGTGACGGGACCTCGATGACGCAGATCTTTGAAGTGCCGGGCTCGATTCCTGACTCCGGACTCAACCCGTTGGCAGGCGTGGATTTCGAGGGTATCCCTGACGACGCAACGATCATCGTCAACATGTTGGGCACCGAGCCGCAGATCATTACGAACGGCGGCACGATTGACGACTGGAGCGATTGGAACCAGCATCGCAGTCACCTGCTCTGGAACTTTCCGAACGCGCAGTCAATTGCCTTGCGTGGGTTCCAGCAGTTCCAGGGGAGTGTGCTGATTGGAAACCCAGCGAGCACCGCTCAGGTGTCGGTTCCGGGAGTCGCGGGGCGTTTCTTCACCGCGGGAAGCATTCTGCACGTTTCTGAGCCCGGGTTTGGGGGCACCGGCGGTGAGCTTCACAGCTACCCGTTCCTTGGGGAGATTCCCACCTGTGCTTCGGATACTCCTCCCGATGATCCGAACACCAACATTACGATCAATAAGACCTGGGTGGTTGACGGGGAGAGCTACGTTGACGGCGAGCAGCCGTATGGCTTGAGCGCGACGCCCAAGCTGAATGGCGAGTCGGTCGCGTGGGGATCGAAGCAGACCGGCAAAACTGCGGGGGACAGCGTGACGATTGGTGAGACGACCGCGGGTGTTCCCTCAGTGTGCACGATTGATTCGTCTCAGGTGACGAGCCTGAACGGTGCGGCTGTGGCGCAGAACCTTCCGTACACACTGACGCTTGATGAGGGGGACAACACTGTAAACGTCACGAACACGGTGAGCTGTAAGCCGAGGATCAAGATGGTGAAGCGGGTTGTTGGTGGAACGCGGGTTCCCTCGGACTGGAATCTCGTGGCGACACCGCAGAAGGAAGCTTTGCCGTTGGCTGGTGCCGTCGCGGATCCGCAGGAGATAGAGGAAGAGCCGCCTGCTCCGGAGGCACAGCCCGCTCCAGAGACACAGTCGGTGCCGGGGTCTGCCAACGGCAGCTACATCTACGTGAAGCCCGGCAAGAAGTACGATCTGAGCGAAACCGGGCCAGATGACTACTATTTGAACTCGCTACAGTGCAACGTTGGTGAGGATGGTGCCTACGTCGACGTCGCCGAGGTGGAAATCAAGCCCCTGAGTGACATCACCTGCGTCTTCGAGAACACCGTGACTGAGACGCCGATCCCGCCGCTCAGGATCGCTGACTCGCAGCTCACCCTGGTCAAGGTTGTTGACAACGGTCAGACGAAGAAGACCTTTGGCCCGAAAGACTGGACGCTTCATGCGGTGGGTGACTCCGATGAGCTTTCAGGGGTGAGCGGCTCCGATGATGTGACTCAGGTGTTTGTGGATGCGGGCACCTACAAGCTCTCAGAAACCGGGCCGGCCGGCTATAAGGCTTCGGATTGGAAGTGCGAGGGGGCCACCTCGTTCACCGCGACGAGTGTGACGGTAAAGAAGGGAGACAATGCGGTATGCACCGTGACGAACACGGCGATCCCTGACGGGGTTACTCCGAAAGATCCGAAAAAGAAAGGCCCCAGCACTAAGCTCCCCAATCCTCCTACGCCTGGACCCCAGAACCCTGGACCCCAAAATCCTGGACCGAATGGGAACCAGCTTGCGAACACTGGATCAGAGCCCCTGACCTCGCCCGCGATACTCGGGGTCGGTCTCCTCGCAGCCGGAGCGGTTGTGGCAGGATCGGTCGGAGCCGCCCGACTTAGGGTGAACCGTCGCCGCTGA